Proteins encoded by one window of bacterium:
- a CDS encoding ArsR family transcriptional regulator — protein sequence MKSGENRYWDLVALFDWTQPNISRHLGILARAGMVKRRNRGLSSSILLPIRGLFVV from the coding sequence TTGAAGTCCGGGGAAAATCGGTACTGGGATCTGGTCGCGCTGTTCGACTGGACCCAGCCGAATATCTCCCGTCACCTCGGGATCCTTGCCCGCGCCGGTATGGTCAAAAGACGAAACAGGGGTCTTTCGTCCTCTATTCTATTGCCAATCCGAGGTCTTTTCGTTGTGTGA
- a CDS encoding thrombospondin type 3 repeat-containing protein, which yields MEVKKMVRLILSFSRVAAIICFLGSVSLANSPVAPGHPPGSEQNNTAVSWNEIKPGEIYTLYNNHLPGLFQAVTIDWAWSPAFGASGSWLPMGVTAPPPYPSYWNPSLGSAPGGGFMMGGTAFGPGQQFTPIGNAVYMSGSLGGGAPFAAPFPISISPAINQWFDYTSLSIVDVPGIPVPMMGEATYAWVQYTDIDGDPNGDLNFYNDPADLAAIWSSSTNLLGGPFPYPALSPPAPVMPGMPAWRVSAGHKPALDFAGPAGTGFLAPGATYCIWRDILAGNIVMSWNPTPTGGAPWSLPAIITGGILPVPPTLAPGIEVANTVDLAIDKGVAGGCPSYVYIVWDAPGPTGTDIDIWMTVSPAGGAPGSFLPPMRVNQDPVGNGRDQWAPTITLDRNTGAVIVSYNDRRNDPANNAVEIWSSISRDCGVTFQDCILTRNGPFPPVSTIPRPLGQYIGSYFDSDFNLINPFGIVWNDGRNGVDQDVIFENVFACDTDNDGIIDSLDNCDFTPNPSQVNSDLDTLGDACDNCRAVTNNNQLDTDADTFGDACDNCPTISNPTQLDGDLDGVGDLCDNCPTVSNPTQSDVDFDLIGDLCDNCPNKYNPLQEDSDGDGVGDSCQTVSCCVGTTGNVNDGVIETPDLSDLSLLISYLTIVPRPVLPCLPEANVNTTGSIDLSDLSLLIAYLTHYIQSLRNFSSPSGRGGLLSADGEGAISPSHPCN from the coding sequence ATGGAGGTGAAAAAAATGGTTCGCCTGATTCTCTCATTCAGCAGAGTTGCCGCGATCATCTGCTTCCTGGGTTCAGTGTCGCTGGCTAACTCACCCGTGGCTCCGGGACATCCACCCGGGTCCGAACAAAACAACACAGCAGTCTCCTGGAACGAGATCAAACCGGGAGAGATCTACACCCTTTACAACAATCATTTGCCAGGCCTTTTCCAGGCGGTGACGATTGACTGGGCATGGTCACCGGCTTTCGGCGCTTCTGGTTCCTGGCTGCCAATGGGTGTGACCGCGCCGCCCCCCTATCCTAGCTACTGGAACCCTTCACTTGGCTCTGCTCCAGGTGGTGGATTCATGATGGGCGGCACTGCCTTTGGACCAGGACAGCAATTCACGCCGATCGGAAACGCGGTCTACATGTCTGGAAGTCTTGGCGGTGGCGCACCGTTCGCCGCACCTTTTCCGATCAGTATCAGCCCGGCAATCAATCAATGGTTCGACTACACTAGTCTTTCCATTGTTGATGTCCCTGGTATCCCCGTTCCAATGATGGGTGAGGCTACTTATGCCTGGGTGCAATACACCGACATCGATGGCGACCCCAACGGAGACTTGAACTTCTACAATGATCCTGCCGACCTTGCCGCTATCTGGTCCTCCTCCACAAATCTGCTTGGCGGACCTTTCCCCTATCCGGCACTTTCTCCGCCCGCCCCAGTCATGCCGGGCATGCCCGCATGGCGCGTATCTGCAGGACATAAGCCAGCCCTCGATTTTGCCGGCCCAGCCGGAACCGGATTTCTCGCTCCCGGCGCGACTTACTGTATCTGGCGCGACATTCTGGCAGGTAACATCGTGATGTCTTGGAACCCGACTCCTACCGGCGGTGCGCCATGGTCCCTGCCGGCAATCATTACCGGTGGAATTCTTCCTGTACCTCCCACACTCGCTCCGGGAATCGAAGTCGCCAATACGGTTGACCTCGCGATTGACAAGGGTGTTGCCGGCGGATGTCCCAGTTATGTCTATATTGTCTGGGATGCTCCCGGTCCGACCGGAACCGATATCGATATCTGGATGACCGTCAGTCCGGCTGGCGGAGCTCCCGGATCATTCCTCCCGCCGATGCGCGTCAATCAGGACCCGGTTGGTAATGGACGCGATCAATGGGCGCCGACGATCACTCTCGACCGCAACACCGGCGCGGTGATAGTCAGCTACAACGACCGTCGCAATGACCCGGCCAACAACGCCGTCGAGATCTGGTCATCCATCTCGCGCGACTGTGGCGTTACTTTCCAGGATTGCATACTCACGCGCAATGGTCCATTCCCGCCGGTTAGCACCATTCCGCGTCCTTTGGGACAATACATCGGGTCCTATTTCGATTCGGATTTCAACCTGATCAATCCTTTCGGCATCGTCTGGAACGATGGCCGCAATGGTGTCGATCAGGATGTGATCTTTGAGAATGTGTTCGCCTGCGATACCGACAACGACGGTATCATCGATTCGCTCGACAATTGCGACTTCACGCCCAATCCCTCGCAGGTCAACTCCGATCTCGACACGCTTGGCGATGCCTGCGACAACTGCAGAGCGGTAACGAACAACAATCAGCTCGATACCGATGCCGACACCTTTGGTGATGCCTGCGACAATTGCCCGACCATCTCGAATCCGACTCAGCTTGATGGCGACCTGGATGGAGTTGGCGATCTGTGTGACAACTGCCCCACTGTCTCAAATCCAACGCAGTCTGATGTCGATTTCGATCTGATCGGCGATCTGTGCGACAATTGCCCCAACAAATACAACCCGTTGCAGGAGGATTCTGATGGCGATGGTGTCGGCGATTCCTGCCAGACAGTCAGTTGCTGTGTTGGCACCACCGGCAATGTGAACGATGGCGTTATTGAAACGCCTGACCTGTCGGATCTCTCTCTGCTCATCAGCTATCTGACTATTGTTCCGCGACCGGTTCTGCCATGCCTGCCGGAAGCGAACGTCAACACCACAGGCTCTATCGACCTGTCTGATCTGTCGCTCTTAATAGCCTATCTGACACATTACATCCAATCCCTCAGAAATTTCTCCTCTCCCTCTGGGAGAGGGGGCCTGCTATCGGCGGACGGTGAGGGCGCAATTTCCCCCTCGCATCCCTGCAACTGA
- a CDS encoding EamA family transporter has product MNQSPSRRLQFWSDTGLFYAALIWGTTFVIVKSALTGVDAVTMVGYRFLIAGGLLLGYLLIKRKPILPNFREGFFLAIILWTLYVTQTVGLNYTTASNSGFITGLFVLWVPVFLVTLFRRRPTVMEIIASVISLVGLWILTGGLKEVNIGDLLTIVASMAYALHLLLSDKYIKAGVDPIAISCQQFLLVGLGSIAMTAITGRSFDVTTNAAWGAIIFLALFPTLSAFVIQMFAQRHTSPLRVSLIFALEPVFAAAAAWTVGGEQFTMHSGIGGACIVIGLALSGIQLPNKSKSGSVS; this is encoded by the coding sequence ATGAATCAATCCCCCTCTCGACGACTGCAGTTTTGGTCCGACACCGGACTTTTCTATGCCGCCCTTATCTGGGGAACGACCTTTGTCATTGTCAAATCAGCGCTGACCGGCGTCGATGCCGTCACTATGGTCGGCTATCGTTTTCTGATCGCCGGTGGCCTGTTGTTGGGCTATCTCCTGATCAAGCGTAAGCCGATTCTCCCCAATTTCCGCGAAGGGTTTTTCCTCGCCATTATTCTTTGGACACTTTATGTCACGCAGACAGTCGGTCTGAATTACACCACCGCCTCAAACTCCGGCTTTATCACCGGCCTGTTTGTTCTCTGGGTGCCGGTTTTTCTCGTGACCCTCTTCAGGCGTCGCCCCACTGTGATGGAGATCATCGCCTCGGTCATTTCGCTGGTCGGTCTCTGGATACTCACCGGCGGCCTGAAAGAGGTGAACATCGGCGACCTCCTGACAATCGTCGCATCAATGGCCTACGCCCTGCACTTGCTCCTCTCCGACAAGTACATTAAGGCCGGTGTCGACCCGATCGCCATCAGTTGTCAGCAGTTTCTGTTGGTTGGCCTGGGCAGTATTGCCATGACCGCGATCACCGGGCGCTCTTTCGATGTCACCACCAATGCTGCCTGGGGTGCGATCATTTTCCTCGCCCTCTTTCCGACACTTTCTGCCTTTGTCATCCAGATGTTTGCTCAGCGCCACACGTCACCACTCCGTGTGTCACTTATTTTTGCACTGGAGCCGGTATTCGCGGCGGCGGCGGCCTGGACAGTCGGGGGAGAGCAGTTCACCATGCACAGTGGCATCGGCGGCGCATGTATTGTCATCGGCTTAGCCCTGTCGGGTATCCAACTCCCGAACAAGAGTAAGTCAGGTTCTGTTAGTTGA
- a CDS encoding MGMT family protein gives MCQVIRKIPRGKVATYGQVAAMAGNPRDPRSVGWVLHGCSESEKLPWFRVINREGKISLPPGEGYEVQHSLLESEGIYFDFRDRIDLKKFQWQPEIAVAPAKKKSAPSTKKIPRRKPR, from the coding sequence ATCTGTCAGGTGATCCGCAAGATCCCGCGCGGAAAGGTTGCTACCTACGGTCAGGTCGCCGCAATGGCCGGCAATCCTCGTGACCCACGGTCTGTCGGGTGGGTGCTACATGGCTGCTCCGAATCCGAGAAACTCCCCTGGTTCCGCGTTATCAATCGCGAAGGGAAGATCTCGCTCCCGCCGGGCGAAGGGTACGAAGTCCAGCACAGTCTACTCGAAAGCGAAGGGATCTACTTTGATTTCCGCGACCGTATTGACCTGAAGAAATTCCAATGGCAGCCGGAAATCGCCGTGGCTCCGGCGAAGAAGAAATCTGCGCCTTCAACCAAAAAGATCCCACGCAGGAAACCACGGTAG
- a CDS encoding carbon-nitrogen hydrolase — MRITIIQFAPALADLQATLQSLDRLMPQAIGSDLVVLPELCNSGYNFTSQEQAWASSESVIDGSFTGYLHAFCRQHNCTIVSGLNERDGKQLYNSSILLTRDGVMGKYRKLHLYLNEKDFFQPGNLGAPVFEVNGARIGMLICFDWWFGEVWRLLALKGADIICHPANLVIPGKCQRAVPIHAMTNRVAVVTANRIGSEGGLNFTGLSVVCDVRGNVIVTGPEREEAVITVDIDPRESRDKAVNPRNDLFADRRPDIYAPIISTGQIEKPR; from the coding sequence GTGAGGATCACTATCATTCAGTTTGCACCGGCTTTGGCCGACCTGCAAGCCACCCTGCAAAGCCTGGACCGTCTCATGCCTCAGGCGATCGGCTCAGATCTGGTCGTCCTGCCGGAACTCTGCAATTCAGGATACAACTTCACTTCGCAGGAACAGGCGTGGGCAAGTTCTGAATCCGTCATCGATGGCTCCTTCACCGGCTATCTCCATGCATTCTGCAGACAGCATAACTGCACGATCGTCAGCGGCCTTAACGAGCGCGATGGTAAACAGCTCTACAACTCGTCGATCCTGCTCACTCGCGATGGTGTCATGGGCAAGTATCGCAAACTGCATCTCTATTTGAACGAAAAAGATTTTTTCCAGCCCGGCAATCTCGGCGCGCCCGTCTTTGAGGTGAATGGCGCCCGCATCGGCATGTTGATTTGTTTCGACTGGTGGTTTGGCGAAGTCTGGCGTCTGCTTGCCCTCAAAGGCGCGGATATCATTTGCCACCCCGCAAATCTCGTCATTCCCGGCAAATGTCAGCGCGCTGTTCCCATTCATGCCATGACCAACAGAGTTGCGGTCGTGACCGCCAACCGGATCGGTTCCGAGGGAGGCCTCAACTTCACCGGCCTTTCGGTCGTCTGCGATGTCCGCGGAAATGTCATTGTCACCGGTCCGGAGAGGGAAGAAGCGGTGATCACCGTTGATATTGATCCGAGAGAGTCGCGCGACAAAGCAGTCAACCCCCGCAACGATCTGTTCGCGGATCGTCGCCCCGATATCTACGCGCCGATCATTTCAACCGGTCAAATAGAGAAACCGCGGTGA
- a CDS encoding OPT/YSL family transporter, with the protein MAKHHPTAVNADTKASQDAYENYELPIEGFKGTPEEIERQWYEKCYVGRGDTVKQLTWRAIIMGWVLGSVLSLTNIYIGLKAGWGFGVAITACILSYAIWTGFYKLRLAKSQMTILENNCMQSCASAAGYSTGGTLVSAFAAYIMLNAESLPLGLMLAWVFFIAILGVTMAVPMKRQMINLEQLRFPSGIAAAETLRALHAKGQKGMRAARALSIWGLLAALSALLSDGLRLISSSLESIQLSTLVGRFNAWIIPEAWIGRTVTFVWDPVFIAAGMFVGMRVALSMLFGSILCWMIFIPIVQANVVEASQLNGFRSLVQWSLWGGTACMVTSGILSVLFQWKAAVRAFKGLGDMFFKKSGGKQDEIEAIETPSSWFLIGQIVSLIALAILGHVTFDMPYWQSAIAVVMSFALALVACRVTGETDTTPVGAMGKITQLTFGVLSPGNMNVNLMAANITAGAATSSADLLTDLKSGYLLGAHPRKQFIAQFSGIFIGTLVTVFAFRILVPNASVLGTDQFPAPAAQTWKGVAEAMALGLSNMHPVKIWSIVIGGLVGILLPLLSKLFPKNQWIPSAAGVGLAWVFQWFYGLLFFLGAVIAWFWQKKNADQCEEYLFPVASGIVAGGALMGVILVFWESGAEIVKQFFAN; encoded by the coding sequence ATGGCGAAACATCATCCGACAGCTGTCAATGCAGATACCAAAGCCTCACAAGACGCCTACGAAAACTACGAACTCCCGATCGAAGGCTTTAAGGGAACTCCCGAAGAGATCGAGAGGCAATGGTACGAGAAATGTTATGTCGGCCGCGGCGACACGGTCAAGCAGCTTACCTGGCGGGCGATCATCATGGGGTGGGTGCTGGGATCGGTTCTTTCACTGACGAACATCTACATTGGACTCAAGGCTGGATGGGGATTTGGTGTCGCCATCACCGCCTGCATCCTCTCCTACGCGATCTGGACCGGCTTCTATAAACTGAGACTGGCCAAATCGCAGATGACGATCCTCGAAAACAACTGCATGCAGTCATGTGCCAGCGCAGCAGGCTACTCCACGGGCGGAACCCTGGTCTCCGCCTTTGCTGCATATATCATGCTTAACGCCGAATCACTTCCGCTTGGGCTAATGTTAGCCTGGGTCTTCTTCATCGCGATTCTCGGCGTGACTATGGCCGTCCCGATGAAACGCCAGATGATCAATCTCGAACAGCTCAGATTCCCTAGCGGTATCGCCGCCGCGGAAACTCTTCGCGCCTTGCATGCCAAAGGCCAAAAGGGGATGCGCGCCGCTCGCGCCCTCTCTATCTGGGGACTTCTGGCGGCTTTAAGCGCTTTACTCAGCGACGGTCTCCGCCTCATCAGTTCAAGCCTTGAGTCTATTCAACTCTCAACGTTGGTGGGACGATTTAATGCCTGGATCATCCCGGAAGCCTGGATCGGTCGTACCGTCACTTTCGTCTGGGATCCGGTCTTCATCGCCGCCGGTATGTTTGTCGGCATGCGCGTCGCCCTTAGTATGCTGTTCGGTTCGATTCTCTGCTGGATGATCTTCATTCCGATCGTGCAGGCGAATGTCGTCGAAGCAAGTCAGCTGAATGGATTCCGTTCATTGGTGCAGTGGTCACTTTGGGGCGGAACCGCCTGCATGGTGACCTCGGGCATTCTCTCGGTCTTGTTCCAGTGGAAAGCCGCAGTCCGCGCATTTAAGGGGCTCGGCGATATGTTCTTCAAGAAATCCGGCGGGAAACAGGATGAGATCGAAGCAATTGAAACTCCCAGCTCATGGTTCCTGATCGGCCAGATAGTCTCTTTGATCGCTCTTGCGATCCTCGGACATGTTACTTTCGACATGCCATACTGGCAAAGCGCGATCGCGGTGGTCATGAGTTTTGCCCTCGCGTTGGTTGCGTGTCGTGTGACCGGTGAAACCGACACGACTCCCGTCGGCGCAATGGGAAAGATCACGCAGCTTACCTTTGGTGTCCTCTCCCCGGGAAATATGAATGTCAACCTGATGGCCGCGAATATCACCGCCGGCGCGGCGACCTCGTCCGCTGACCTGTTGACCGACCTCAAGTCCGGCTACCTGCTCGGCGCGCATCCGCGCAAGCAGTTCATCGCGCAGTTCTCCGGTATCTTTATCGGGACACTGGTCACGGTTTTTGCGTTCCGCATCCTGGTCCCGAATGCGTCAGTTCTGGGGACCGATCAATTCCCGGCACCCGCCGCTCAAACATGGAAGGGTGTCGCAGAAGCAATGGCGCTCGGCCTGAGTAATATGCATCCGGTCAAGATCTGGTCGATCGTCATCGGCGGTCTGGTCGGTATTCTGCTTCCGCTCCTCTCAAAGCTCTTCCCGAAAAATCAGTGGATCCCGTCGGCAGCCGGTGTTGGACTTGCCTGGGTCTTCCAGTGGTTCTATGGATTGCTGTTCTTCCTCGGCGCCGTTATCGCATGGTTCTGGCAGAAGAAAAACGCGGATCAGTGTGAAGAGTATCTTTTCCCGGTAGCTTCCGGTATTGTCGCGGGTGGCGCGCTCATGGGCGTTATTCTCGTCTTCTGGGAATCCGGTGCGGAGATCGTCAAGCAGTTCTTCGCCAACTGA
- the hemA gene encoding glutamyl-tRNA reductase: MNFGIIGTSIWQQNMPLLERLTIDRQVRPAEVARLKQVLGVDELVYLATCNRVEFLYASSKKVTPGKLLHRLIDYFFRSEREISFFPNDFYHFTGREAILHLFRTAASLESLVVGETQITGQLKQAHQDALEYGVAGTVTSGLINEALVVAKRVKRETNLGVGALSMASLAASELQERLNGIDTPLVAIVGAGPMTQKIAKYLNEHLVGRLLFVNRTVAKAEALAEEFGGQAMSFEQFVATPGPVNAIISATSATEAVFDSAFLNRLSDSGTPVVCIDLAVPRDFSAEFSSDPRVTLIDIPHLKSRGNGNLRQKFVEAGKANEIVRDAVNQYLADRVELTLKPIFHDSYQESLELANRALEDLFTTKLASLDDSGREAVKRLVTKLIGHSSFQPVKILSDRLAATQTELTITELTSTRKEAV; this comes from the coding sequence ATGAACTTTGGGATCATCGGAACTTCAATCTGGCAACAGAACATGCCGCTGTTAGAGCGGCTGACGATCGACCGTCAAGTACGGCCGGCCGAGGTTGCGCGATTGAAGCAGGTGCTGGGGGTTGATGAGCTGGTATATCTCGCCACCTGCAATCGGGTGGAGTTCCTGTATGCATCATCGAAGAAAGTAACCCCAGGCAAGCTGTTGCATCGGTTGATCGACTATTTCTTCCGTTCTGAGCGGGAGATCAGTTTTTTCCCGAATGACTTTTATCATTTCACCGGACGCGAAGCGATTCTGCACCTCTTCCGCACTGCAGCTTCGCTTGAATCGCTCGTGGTCGGTGAAACGCAGATTACCGGTCAGCTCAAACAGGCGCATCAGGATGCGCTTGAGTACGGAGTTGCCGGGACCGTTACCTCCGGTCTCATCAACGAAGCACTGGTAGTCGCCAAGCGCGTGAAGCGCGAAACGAATCTGGGAGTGGGCGCGCTATCGATGGCATCGCTGGCCGCTTCTGAACTGCAAGAACGGTTGAACGGAATCGACACGCCGCTGGTAGCAATAGTCGGCGCCGGGCCGATGACCCAGAAGATCGCCAAGTATTTGAATGAACATCTGGTCGGTCGCTTGTTGTTTGTGAATAGGACGGTTGCCAAAGCGGAAGCGTTGGCCGAAGAGTTTGGCGGACAGGCGATGTCGTTCGAGCAATTCGTCGCGACACCCGGTCCGGTCAATGCGATCATCTCGGCTACCTCGGCCACCGAAGCAGTTTTTGACTCAGCATTTTTGAATCGACTTTCAGATAGCGGAACGCCGGTTGTTTGTATCGACCTGGCGGTCCCCCGTGATTTCTCCGCGGAGTTCAGCTCCGATCCACGCGTAACCCTGATTGACATTCCGCACCTCAAGTCGCGCGGCAACGGCAACCTTCGTCAGAAGTTTGTCGAGGCCGGCAAAGCGAATGAGATCGTGCGCGATGCGGTCAATCAGTATCTCGCCGACCGTGTCGAATTGACGCTCAAGCCGATCTTCCATGATAGCTATCAGGAATCGCTTGAGCTGGCCAACCGGGCGTTGGAAGATTTGTTCACCACGAAACTTGCTTCACTCGACGACTCCGGTCGCGAGGCGGTCAAGCGGCTGGTGACCAAACTGATCGGTCATTCGTCGTTCCAGCCAGTCAAGATCCTTTCTGACCGACTGGCCGCGACCCAGACCGAACTGACGATCACCGAGTTGACATCGACTCGGAAGGAAGCGGTATGA
- the hemC gene encoding hydroxymethylbilane synthase, translating into MTRLIIGSRGSDLALYQANFIRSILEQEHGCTVELKIIKTVGDRIDNVSFEQMEGKGFFTKELEDALLAHEIDLAVHSLKDLMTSMPSGLKLGSVGYRADRRELLLIRRSSVEGENLLPVRKGGVIGTSAARRKGQVAFHNPSLAVADLRGNVPTRVAKLRDGKYDAILLAAAGVTRLELDLSDLHVISLDPEQFLPAPAQGILGIQIRDNDPTVESVISKLGSAAAMLEANLERGLLARFDSGCSLPLGVFSEVRDGQLRLKAVLGTRVDDQWTGLKRTDITGTDVDDVISRAYDALRGSPVCRA; encoded by the coding sequence ATGACCCGTTTGATTATTGGTTCTCGCGGTTCCGATCTCGCTCTCTACCAGGCCAACTTCATCCGCTCCATCCTGGAGCAGGAACATGGTTGCACGGTTGAGCTCAAGATCATCAAAACTGTCGGGGACAGAATCGATAATGTCTCGTTCGAGCAGATGGAAGGAAAAGGGTTCTTCACCAAGGAACTCGAGGATGCCCTGCTTGCGCACGAGATCGATCTGGCAGTTCACTCCCTCAAAGATCTGATGACTTCTATGCCGTCCGGGCTGAAGCTCGGCTCGGTTGGGTATCGCGCAGACCGACGCGAACTACTTCTTATCAGAAGAAGCTCAGTGGAAGGAGAGAATCTCCTTCCGGTTCGCAAAGGTGGCGTCATTGGAACATCGGCGGCTCGTCGCAAAGGTCAGGTCGCATTTCATAATCCGTCACTGGCAGTCGCGGACCTTCGCGGAAATGTCCCGACCCGCGTAGCTAAATTGCGCGATGGCAAGTATGACGCCATTCTCTTGGCCGCCGCCGGAGTGACACGCCTTGAACTTGATCTCTCCGACCTGCATGTTATTTCGCTCGATCCCGAACAATTTCTGCCGGCTCCCGCACAGGGGATTCTTGGCATTCAGATACGTGACAACGATCCAACAGTCGAGTCAGTGATCAGCAAACTCGGTTCAGCCGCGGCGATGCTCGAAGCTAATCTCGAGCGGGGGCTCCTTGCACGGTTTGACTCCGGTTGTTCGTTGCCGTTGGGGGTGTTTTCCGAAGTACGCGATGGTCAGCTCCGCCTCAAAGCGGTTCTCGGCACTCGCGTGGATGACCAATGGACAGGACTGAAACGTACAGACATTACCGGGACAGATGTCGACGACGTCATCAGCAGAGCATACGACGCCCTGCGAGGTAGCCCGGTATGCCGCGCCTAG
- a CDS encoding uroporphyrinogen-III synthase — protein MPRLAVTRYPAQLAELAIHAAAKGIEVVPLPLISVQEIPFDWPEGLEISKIDWVFFSSANGVSAFLHRLDELGLRMPPTTRYAVVGSKTADALALNGLKVGFLPSDSYGELLFEEFAGRELRAGQTLLYARAREVNYDPSKLFAGRPVAYYAICCYETIAQPVTADAVARLTENDFILFTAPSTVDSYAQQYGMPVARPIAIGRSTASQMNQYGWFGFITMKHADITTILEYL, from the coding sequence ATGCCGCGCCTAGCTGTCACTCGCTATCCCGCACAATTGGCCGAACTGGCTATCCATGCTGCCGCGAAAGGGATCGAGGTCGTCCCTCTCCCCCTCATCTCGGTGCAAGAGATCCCGTTTGACTGGCCCGAAGGTTTGGAGATCAGCAAGATCGATTGGGTCTTCTTCAGCAGTGCAAACGGAGTCAGTGCATTCCTGCACCGTCTGGACGAACTTGGCCTGCGTATGCCTCCCACGACTCGGTATGCGGTAGTCGGCAGTAAAACGGCGGACGCCCTGGCGTTGAATGGGCTCAAGGTTGGCTTTTTGCCATCGGACTCCTACGGGGAGTTGTTGTTCGAGGAGTTTGCGGGAAGAGAACTTCGAGCCGGCCAGACTTTGCTCTACGCACGGGCCAGAGAAGTGAATTATGACCCGTCGAAACTGTTTGCCGGCAGGCCGGTCGCCTATTACGCCATCTGTTGTTATGAAACAATCGCACAACCGGTGACTGCCGATGCCGTCGCCCGATTGACGGAAAATGATTTCATTCTCTTCACGGCCCCCTCGACAGTTGATTCGTACGCGCAACAATATGGTATGCCGGTCGCCCGGCCGATCGCGATCGGTCGCTCGACCGCATCACAAATGAATCAATACGGTTGGTTTGGCTTCATTACCATGAAGCATGCTGATATCACCACCATCCTGGAGTATCTCTAA
- the hemB gene encoding porphobilinogen synthase, which translates to MEQMYRPRRLRRTPVIREMVAEKTFTTNGLIQPYFVTDGSSIREEIKGLPGINRESVDKLVESISADHKLGINKIMLFGVTDRKDIMASTAHDDANPVILATKELKQKFGDSLFIGADVCLCAYTDTGHCGVTLEGAIDNDASVDVLADMSLALAQAGVDCVAPSDMMDGRVVAIRDMLEGNGYVDTLIMAYTAKYASAYYGPFREAAKSAPGKGDRKGYQMDYRNRTEALRELSLDDEEGADIVMVKPALAYLDVIADFRQQSRLPVAAYNVSGEYTMVKLLAQAGLADEKAMVLENLTAIQRAGANIILTYHLRDILKNGWQHA; encoded by the coding sequence ATGGAGCAGATGTATCGTCCTCGCCGCTTACGCCGCACTCCGGTGATCCGCGAAATGGTCGCGGAGAAGACATTTACGACTAACGGTCTGATACAGCCGTATTTTGTCACCGATGGAAGTTCGATCCGTGAGGAGATCAAGGGACTCCCCGGGATCAACCGCGAGTCAGTCGACAAATTGGTTGAATCAATCAGTGCGGACCACAAGCTGGGCATCAACAAGATCATGCTTTTTGGTGTGACTGACCGGAAAGATATCATGGCGTCGACGGCGCACGATGACGCCAATCCGGTCATCCTTGCAACGAAGGAGCTGAAACAGAAGTTTGGTGACTCGCTTTTCATTGGCGCCGATGTCTGCCTCTGCGCCTACACCGATACCGGCCACTGCGGCGTGACGCTCGAAGGAGCTATCGACAACGATGCTTCGGTGGATGTGCTGGCCGACATGTCACTCGCTCTCGCCCAGGCGGGGGTTGATTGCGTGGCTCCATCGGATATGATGGATGGCCGTGTGGTGGCGATTCGCGATATGCTCGAAGGGAACGGCTATGTCGACACGCTGATCATGGCCTACACGGCAAAGTATGCATCGGCCTACTACGGTCCGTTCCGTGAGGCTGCCAAATCGGCACCCGGCAAAGGAGATCGTAAAGGGTATCAAATGGATTATAGAAACCGCACGGAAGCGCTCCGCGAACTGTCTCTGGATGACGAAGAGGGCGCTGATATCGTCATGGTCAAGCCTGCGTTGGCGTATCTTGACGTGATAGCCGACTTCCGACAGCAAAGCAGACTGCCGGTCGCCGCGTACAACGTCTCCGGTGAATACACCATGGTTAAGCTGCTGGCGCAGGCTGGACTTGCGGATGAAAAGGCGATGGTGCTGGAGAACCTGACGGCGATCCAGCGCGCGGGAGCAAATATCATCCTGACCTATCACCTTCGCGACATTCTGAAAAACGGGTGGCAACATGCATAA